From the genome of bacterium:
CGAAGGCCGCTGTCCGATGCCATCGGTGTGGCCCCACACCCGCGATAGGCCAGAGCTGAGTAGAGGTAGCTCCCGGCGGGTGGGACATCCGTATAGCTTGTGGCGCTGCCGGCAACCGTTGTCAGATAACTGCCGTCGCGGAAAAGGCGGATGCTGTCCGCTGTCCCGCCCAACATCCATGTCAGCACAACGTTGTGGCAGCTTCCGTCCAGGGCATCGAAGAAACCGAGAATACGATTCACTCTCACGCTGTCCAAAGCCGCTTTCGCGTTCACCAATCCCGCTCCAAGCTGACCTTCATATCCCGGATTCTGCGCGTCAATGCTGTCGCAACTGCTGAGCAGAATCTGCTCCACTTCATCGTCGGTAAGACACGGGCGGTAACTGATAATGAGGGCCGCTACCGACGCGGCATTCGGACATGCCATGGAAGTCCCGCCCCAACTGACGTAGTCGTACGGTTCGTAGGGCGAATTGCACATCGTGCTCCAGATCCATCGCCCCGGAGCCGCCAAATCCACCGTGGGCCCATAGTTGGAGAAGTAGACACGGATTCCGCCAGGTTCCAGCGCCGCCACACTGATCGCTCCGGGGTAAGCGGCAGGATAGTGTGCACTACTGGTATCGTCATTCCCTGCCGAAGCAAAGAACAGCGTGTTATTCGCCCGCGCATAAAGGATGACGGGGGGAACGATCGTGTCAGGTTCGTCTCCCCCGAACGATAGGCTGATGACTCGAGCCCCGTTGTCAGATGCATATTGGATCGCTGCGGCAATGTCATCGTCATAGCCGGAACCGCGAAGGTACTGTCCGCCGTCATCCCAGGCAAATCCGATCCGCACGGGCATGTGGCGGACGTTCCAGGAAGCCGCCGCCACGCCGATGCCGTTGTTGGTCACCGCCGCCGCCGTGCCCGCCACATGGGTCCCATGCCCGTTAATGTCGGGATAAACCAGATTGTCCCGCGGTGCGTAGTCCTCTTCGGGAACCACGTACTCCAAGTCTACCGTATGACTCACGAAATCCCAGCCCACCAGATCGTCCACGAATCCGTTGCCGTCGTCGTCAATCCCGTTGTTGTCCGAGGCGTCCCACACTCCGTTGTGATCCAAGTCTTCGCCCGGATTGATACGGGTATTGGCCGCCAAATCGGGATGCTGGATGCGGCAGCCGGTGTCGAGTGTGGAAATAATCACCGGGGATTCGTCATGATAAATCTCCCAGGCCTCGGGAAGGCGCATCTCGTTCAGACCCCACATCCAGTAAATGGAAAGATCGTTCGGTTCCACCACGTCTGCGTCATATCTCTGCGGAATCTTGACGGCCCAGAGCTCGTCATCAAGCCTCAGTTTTGCCCGCAATTCTCCCGCAGTAGCCCCTCCGCCGATCCGGAACCAGCGGTGCATTCCCAACTCCCGAAAGATTCCTTCTCGCTCCGGGTCCTTCGGATCATAGAAAACGGGTTCGATGTCCACCGGAAGAGGCCCGAGCTTCTCCACACATCGCGGGAGAACGCTGTGGTAGCGAAGGGCATCCGCCGCCCGGTCGGATAGAACCACCAGAACGTGATCCGGCGCCGGTGCGGCTGAGGCCCGCTCCGGCACAACGGAGCGGGCAAGCGCCCCGGCCAATAGCGGCAAGAGCAGTGAGTACAGAATCATCATCCACCGGGCGGCGGCGGTCCGCTGACCCCTGGTACGATTGTGAATCATCTCATTTCGCTCCCCGGGTCTTGCCCGAGTTGTGGGTGGACTGGCAATCATGTGGCAGAGCGGAAGGGACGGCAATTGTGGGTCTCTCTTCTCCACGGATGTGCGGAGGGTGGTTTACGCCGGGGTATCTCTGCCGCACGAGCCGGACTCGACACGAAACATGTCATAATACAAAGAATCTGCACCGAAATCAACACCACCGACCCTATTTTGCGCTGTCTTTCGAGACCCCCTCGTGGAATCCGATCCCCGTTGCTCCGAATACTCCCGTCTCTCGAGTTGGCCCGTCTATGGGGGTCGCACAATCCACCGGATTATGAGGCATTGCACCTCGTGAGAGGCACGCTTGTTAAGAC
Proteins encoded in this window:
- a CDS encoding S8 family serine peptidase yields the protein MIHNRTRGQRTAAARWMMILYSLLLPLLAGALARSVVPERASAAPAPDHVLVVLSDRAADALRYHSVLPRCVEKLGPLPVDIEPVFYDPKDPEREGIFRELGMHRWFRIGGGATAGELRAKLRLDDELWAVKIPQRYDADVVEPNDLSIYWMWGLNEMRLPEAWEIYHDESPVIISTLDTGCRIQHPDLAANTRINPGEDLDHNGVWDASDNNGIDDDGNGFVDDLVGWDFVSHTVDLEYVVPEEDYAPRDNLVYPDINGHGTHVAGTAAAVTNNGIGVAAASWNVRHMPVRIGFAWDDGGQYLRGSGYDDDIAAAIQYASDNGARVISLSFGGDEPDTIVPPVILYARANNTLFFASAGNDDTSSAHYPAAYPGAISVAALEPGGIRVYFSNYGPTVDLAAPGRWIWSTMCNSPYEPYDYVSWGGTSMACPNAASVAALIISYRPCLTDDEVEQILLSSCDSIDAQNPGYEGQLGAGLVNAKAALDSVRVNRILGFFDALDGSCHNVVLTWMLGGTADSIRLFRDGSYLTTVAGSATSYTDVPPAGSYLYSALAYRGCGATPMASDSGLRFDTPTAPDSVAASDDICDSIAVTWVDPPTVGTLAIQRNGMPLGTVAAGVERFVDYPTPGIRYLYSVTPYNGCGVGTAASDSGGQTGTPSDPVFTLATDGLCDMVVVTWNLPDLITGVRIYRGALFLATVAAPTITYTDVSPPVGPWLYTAVPFNGCGTGTGIPDMGYPGVLLPAVGNVQATDTRCDSVIVTWNNVSGESGYRVYRDTTLVAELPNQRLRCADRPAPGTYRYSVIAFNVCGPSPASSDSGRRKDVPPPVQDVSASDDRLDSVIVTWSGPVQGDSIRVMRNGMLAATLPVSRLRFAESPCGDHFYQVMAVNECGISVAAGDSSHCPSAVTLDGREIPTDFFLAQNYPNPFNPSTTIRFGLPFTSEVQVTVYDVMGRHVVELLSGTLPAGAHRITWRCEECPSGMYMVHLQAGDHTFLRKMLLMK